Proteins from a single region of Sporosarcina sp. P33:
- a CDS encoding KGG domain-containing protein: MADRNNRNNNDHKMSHEEAGRKGGEATSKNHDQEFYEEIGRKGGEATADNHGQEFYEEIGRKGGEARAEQNNSNNNNNGKMSREEAGRKGGEARARQRDNN, from the coding sequence ATGGCTGACCGTAACAATCGCAACAACAATGACCACAAAATGAGTCACGAGGAAGCGGGACGTAAAGGTGGAGAAGCTACCTCTAAAAATCATGATCAGGAATTCTACGAAGAGATTGGACGCAAGGGCGGAGAAGCGACCGCTGACAACCACGGCCAGGAATTCTACGAGGAAATTGGCCGTAAAGGCGGAGAAGCTAGAGCTGAACAGAATAATTCAAACAATAACAATAATGGCAAAATGAGCCGTGAAGAAGCTGGCCGTAAAGGCGGAGAAGCACGTGCCAGACAACGAGACAATAATTGA
- a CDS encoding KGG domain-containing protein has protein sequence MTNQRSTEQEKKMTLEEAGRKGGQATSKKHDKQFYEQIGRKGGKATAQKHSSEFYKEIGRKGGKATSEKYDKQFYEKIGRKGGEVRAGNRTNKV, from the coding sequence ATGACTAACCAGCGCAGCACTGAACAAGAGAAGAAAATGACTTTGGAAGAAGCGGGACGTAAAGGCGGACAGGCAACTTCTAAAAAACATGACAAACAATTTTATGAACAGATCGGGCGGAAAGGCGGAAAAGCCACAGCCCAAAAGCACAGCAGCGAATTCTATAAAGAAATTGGCCGTAAAGGCGGAAAAGCGACTTCCGAAAAATATGATAAACAATTTTACGAGAAAATTGGCCGCAAAGGCGGGGAAGTCAGGGCGGGCAATCGTACGAACAAAGTGTAA